In Ovis aries strain OAR_USU_Benz2616 breed Rambouillet chromosome 16, ARS-UI_Ramb_v3.0, whole genome shotgun sequence, one DNA window encodes the following:
- the C1QTNF3 gene encoding complement C1q tumor necrosis factor-related protein 3 isoform X2, whose amino-acid sequence MLGRQLVYWHLLALLFLPFCLCQDEYMEVSGRANKVVARIVQSHQQTGRSGSRREKVRERSHPRAGTVDNNTSTDLKSLRPDELPPPESPQTGGLPPDCSKCCHGDYSFRGYQGPPGPPGPPGIPGNHGNNGNNGATGHEGAKGEKGDKGDLGPRGERGQHGPKGEKGYPGIPPELQIAFMASLATHFTNQNSGIIFSSVETNIGNFFDVMTGRFGAPVSGVYFFTFSMMKHEDVEEVYVYLMHNGNTVFSMYSYETKGKSDTSSNHAVLKLAKGDEVWLRMGNGALHGDHQRFSTFAGFLLFETK is encoded by the exons atgctggggaggcagctcGTCTATTGGCACCTTCTGGCtttgctttttctccctttttgccTGTGTCAAGATGAATACATGGAGGTGAGCGGAAGAGCTAATAAAGTGGTGGCGCGAATAGTGCAAAGCCATCAGCAGACTGGCCGTAGCGGCTCCAGAAGGGAGAAAGTGAGAGAGCGGAGCCATCCTAGAGCTGGGACTGTGGATAATAACACTTCTACAGACCTAAAATCCCTGAGGCCGGATGAGCTACCGCCCCCCGAG tctccacAAACTGGAGGACTGCCCCCAGACTGCAGCAAGTGTTGCCATGGAGACTACAGCTTCCGAGGCTACCAAGGCCCCCCTGGACCTCCTGGTCCCCCTGGCATCCCAG GAAACCAcggaaacaatggcaacaatgGAGCCACTGGCCACGAAGGGGCCAAAGgtgagaaaggagacaaaggtgATCTGGGACCACGAGGGGAGCGTGGGCAGCATGGCCCCAAAGGAGAGAAGGGCTACCCGGGGATTCCACCAGAACTGCAG ATTGCGTTCATGGCTTCCCTGGCAACTCACTTCACCAATCAGAACAGTGGGATCATTTTCAGCAGTGTTGAAACCAACATCGGGAACTTCTTTGATGTCATGACCGGGAGATTTGGGGCCCCAGTATCAG GTGTGTACTTCTTCACCTTCAGCATGATGAAGCATGAGGATGTTGAGGAAGTGTATGTATACCTCATGCACAATGGCAACACGGTCTTCAGCATGTACAG CTATGAAACAAAGGGGAAATCAGATACATCCAGCAACCATGCAGTGCTGAAGCTGGCCAAAGGGGATGAGGTGTGGCTGAGAATGGGCAATGGTGCTCTTCATGGGGACCACCAGCGCTTCTCTACCTTTGCAGGCTTCCTGCTCTTCGAAACTAAGTAA
- the C1QTNF3 gene encoding complement C1q tumor necrosis factor-related protein 3 isoform X1, with protein MLGRQLVYWHLLALLFLPFCLCQDEYMEVSGRANKVVARIVQSHQQTGRSGSRREKVRERSHPRAGTVDNNTSTDLKSLRPDELPPPEVDDLAQTIPFWGQSPQTGGLPPDCSKCCHGDYSFRGYQGPPGPPGPPGIPGNHGNNGNNGATGHEGAKGEKGDKGDLGPRGERGQHGPKGEKGYPGIPPELQIAFMASLATHFTNQNSGIIFSSVETNIGNFFDVMTGRFGAPVSGVYFFTFSMMKHEDVEEVYVYLMHNGNTVFSMYSYETKGKSDTSSNHAVLKLAKGDEVWLRMGNGALHGDHQRFSTFAGFLLFETK; from the exons atgctggggaggcagctcGTCTATTGGCACCTTCTGGCtttgctttttctccctttttgccTGTGTCAAGATGAATACATGGAGGTGAGCGGAAGAGCTAATAAAGTGGTGGCGCGAATAGTGCAAAGCCATCAGCAGACTGGCCGTAGCGGCTCCAGAAGGGAGAAAGTGAGAGAGCGGAGCCATCCTAGAGCTGGGACTGTGGATAATAACACTTCTACAGACCTAAAATCCCTGAGGCCGGATGAGCTACCGCCCCCCGAGGTAGATGACCTAGCCCAGACCATCCCATTCTGGGGCCAG tctccacAAACTGGAGGACTGCCCCCAGACTGCAGCAAGTGTTGCCATGGAGACTACAGCTTCCGAGGCTACCAAGGCCCCCCTGGACCTCCTGGTCCCCCTGGCATCCCAG GAAACCAcggaaacaatggcaacaatgGAGCCACTGGCCACGAAGGGGCCAAAGgtgagaaaggagacaaaggtgATCTGGGACCACGAGGGGAGCGTGGGCAGCATGGCCCCAAAGGAGAGAAGGGCTACCCGGGGATTCCACCAGAACTGCAG ATTGCGTTCATGGCTTCCCTGGCAACTCACTTCACCAATCAGAACAGTGGGATCATTTTCAGCAGTGTTGAAACCAACATCGGGAACTTCTTTGATGTCATGACCGGGAGATTTGGGGCCCCAGTATCAG GTGTGTACTTCTTCACCTTCAGCATGATGAAGCATGAGGATGTTGAGGAAGTGTATGTATACCTCATGCACAATGGCAACACGGTCTTCAGCATGTACAG CTATGAAACAAAGGGGAAATCAGATACATCCAGCAACCATGCAGTGCTGAAGCTGGCCAAAGGGGATGAGGTGTGGCTGAGAATGGGCAATGGTGCTCTTCATGGGGACCACCAGCGCTTCTCTACCTTTGCAGGCTTCCTGCTCTTCGAAACTAAGTAA
- the C1QTNF3 gene encoding complement C1q tumor necrosis factor-related protein 3 isoform X3 — protein MLGRQLVYWHLLALLFLPFCLCQDEYMESPQTGGLPPDCSKCCHGDYSFRGYQGPPGPPGPPGIPGNHGNNGNNGATGHEGAKGEKGDKGDLGPRGERGQHGPKGEKGYPGIPPELQIAFMASLATHFTNQNSGIIFSSVETNIGNFFDVMTGRFGAPVSGVYFFTFSMMKHEDVEEVYVYLMHNGNTVFSMYSYETKGKSDTSSNHAVLKLAKGDEVWLRMGNGALHGDHQRFSTFAGFLLFETK, from the exons atgctggggaggcagctcGTCTATTGGCACCTTCTGGCtttgctttttctccctttttgccTGTGTCAAGATGAATACATGGAG tctccacAAACTGGAGGACTGCCCCCAGACTGCAGCAAGTGTTGCCATGGAGACTACAGCTTCCGAGGCTACCAAGGCCCCCCTGGACCTCCTGGTCCCCCTGGCATCCCAG GAAACCAcggaaacaatggcaacaatgGAGCCACTGGCCACGAAGGGGCCAAAGgtgagaaaggagacaaaggtgATCTGGGACCACGAGGGGAGCGTGGGCAGCATGGCCCCAAAGGAGAGAAGGGCTACCCGGGGATTCCACCAGAACTGCAG ATTGCGTTCATGGCTTCCCTGGCAACTCACTTCACCAATCAGAACAGTGGGATCATTTTCAGCAGTGTTGAAACCAACATCGGGAACTTCTTTGATGTCATGACCGGGAGATTTGGGGCCCCAGTATCAG GTGTGTACTTCTTCACCTTCAGCATGATGAAGCATGAGGATGTTGAGGAAGTGTATGTATACCTCATGCACAATGGCAACACGGTCTTCAGCATGTACAG CTATGAAACAAAGGGGAAATCAGATACATCCAGCAACCATGCAGTGCTGAAGCTGGCCAAAGGGGATGAGGTGTGGCTGAGAATGGGCAATGGTGCTCTTCATGGGGACCACCAGCGCTTCTCTACCTTTGCAGGCTTCCTGCTCTTCGAAACTAAGTAA